A single window of Solenopsis invicta isolate M01_SB chromosome 3, UNIL_Sinv_3.0, whole genome shotgun sequence DNA harbors:
- the LOC105199406 gene encoding diacylglycerol kinase eta isoform X1, whose product MEDWLNAIRTATENRPQGDSGTAELLGGNHQWYATNHARPTYCNVCRDALHGVTSHGLSCEACKYKVHKRCSAKAINNCKWTTLASIGKDIIEDQDGTITMPHQWMEGNLPVSSKCFVCEKTCGSVLRLQDWRCLWCKATVHTACRPAISIRCPLGPAKLSVVPPTALHSIGSDEAWEAVRPTGCSPLLVFVNSKSGDNQGVKFLRRFKQLLNPAQVFDLIKGGPGPGLRLFRHFDPFRILVCSGDGSVGWVLSEIDRLGMHAKQCQVGVLPLGTGNDLARVLGWGSSCDDDTHLPQLLEKYEKAGTKMLDRWSIMTFERSISLPCHKVTQPDPAIKSSIAHQYEDSVLAHITNILQSDQESVVISSAKVLCETVKDFATHILEASLNTGDQQLGEKCTILQQKLDLLLQTLSKEENYLSDNTEDIDTGTLKTDTFSSIQEKGALEKTEKEITNLKKVKRRQCYMEKDVVMSRANSLKRAIRRLVEHTETAVDEQNNPLDEKQGNKMPNIAIISDNSPINIMTNKKYQLDIPGLSQIDQTDNSNLMPTLGSISSIEISPCPSPTPNVASLSPMPDLRRDSQPEELLTLPAPDGFADSRRNSENIPQGVLDFDEATAQTTDDQQETQAVTNDNFLSSDTTQIETFSDVPVTVTILDTSTPSDDGTMQDTIVSPDTDSLQSKNISPEHAQKPVLTKVEARGSCTNSIISTDSMVSETFDSRSYTVRNSESEIGHIDSDIFDSTKKSESSEIGHIDSPDNSDMLSSETQHSESGLEDLSSLGQDVISAIMGEKYDSVREGLEIEESHRYVGIAQFCEGNDIGKQSFKKNTKNIKMDKEQGMLNKYKTDGLATCVRISGIKSTQANVELANRFESVEKERASDLLRPVCCFTVSSDNTQTNDKCATNFPPQISVIVDPPSPSLSIESHHKLNVDYKLDPHDKQYSSGNSMERLSVELPDSGFSPQATRRISSGSLLKASEVVSLAATTARLGGSSVSLRHERAKSVDKTEDVKKLPIINPLVRLPMWPNVSGGAGLISQALLANADALCAAVSPLMDPDETLMEGYFERCVMNNYFGIGIDAKISLDFHNKREEHPEKCRSRAKNYMWYGVLGSKQWIQKTYKNLEQRVQLECDGQRIPLPSLQGIVVLNIPSFMGGTNFWGGSKEGDLFLAPSFDDRILEVVAVFGSVQMAASRLINLQHHRIAQCQTVQINILGEEGVPIQVDGEAWIQPPGIIRIIHKNRMQMLYRNRALETSLRAWEEKQRNTLSAVTQSASTISNATSQHRPQLQICNKPPQLNDEELNILFNFIEAVTTLVKWVKLLIISHPSLEPDLYQVASRTANALEQVHPDGKILQGISLRPMVTELVSSARQLYEESCELLRDKAHNLKLREDLENKLSLSLASMEQELRKCTFDEGGTGLVYLQNIPDEQGDKKNRHRGLFWLKFRRFAGNSSGGQTARDQITTWGVQEVCTWLENMQLGEYAENFVSHDIRGRELLTLARRDLKELGIIKVGHVKRILQAINDLNN is encoded by the exons ATGGAGGACTGGTTGAACGCAATAAGAACAGCGACGGAGAATCGTCCTCAGGGTGACTCTGGAACTGCCGAATTACTGGGAGGTAATCATCAATGGTATGCAACTAATCATGCCAGACCTACGTATTGCAACGTCTGCAGAGATGCCCTACATG GTGTTACTTCCCATGGTTTAAGTTGTGAAGCTTGTAAATACAAGGTACATAAAAGATGCAGTGCAAAAGCAATAAATAATTGCAAGTGGACCACTTTAGCATCCATTGGAAAAGATATTATTGAGGACCAAGATGGG ACTATCACAATGCCACATCAGTGGATGGAGGGAAATTTACCAGTGTCCTCAAAATGCTTTGTCTGTGAAAAGACATGTGGCTCTGTACTTAG GCTTCAAGATTGGCGATGTTTATGGTGCAAAGCGACTGTGCACACAGCATGCAGACCTGCCATAAGTATCAGGTGTCCACTAGGACCAGCTAAACTCAGTGTAGTGCCTCCTACGGCTTTGCATAGTATAG gTAGCGACGAAGCTTGGGAAGCAGTTAGACCTACGGGATGCAGTCCACTTTTAGTATTTGTAAACAGTAAATCTGGTGACAATCAAGGTGTTAAGTTTCTTAGGAGATTTAAACAATTACTGAATCCCGCACAAGTGTTCGACCTTATAAAAGGAGGACCAGGCCCAGG ATTAAGACTGTTTCGACACTTTGATCCGTTCCGGATTTTAGTGTGTAGTGGTGATGGGTCTGTAGGATGGGTGCTTTCAGAAATTGATCGGCTTGGAATGCAC GCG aaGCAATGTCAAGTTGGGGTACTACCTTTAGGAACAGGAAATGACTTGGCGCGCGTATTGGGTTGGGGATCGTCGTGCGACGATGACACACATTTACCTCAATTACTGGAAAAGTACGAAAAAGCGGGCACGAAAATGCTGGATCGATGGAGCATTATGACATTCGAACGCAGCATATCTCTGCCATGTCACAAAGTGACTCAGCCCGACCCGGCTATAAAATCGAGCATAGCTCATCAATATGAAGACAGCGTTCTTGCTCACataacaaacattttacaaTCTGATCAGGAGAGCGTAGTTATATCTAGTGCCAA AGTTTTATGTGAAACAGTAAAAGATTTTGCAACACATATACTGGAAGCCAGTCTAAACACAGGGGACCAACAATTGGGAGAAAAATGCACAATACTTCAACAAAAACTTGACCTTTTGTTGCAAACACTATCTAAAGAAGAAAACTATTTATCCGATAACACAGAAGACATTGACACTGGCACTCTAAAAACCGACACTTTCAGCAGTATCCAGGAGAAAGGGGCTTTAGAAAAGACGGAGaaagaaataacaaatttaaaaaaagttaaaagaagaCAATGTTACATGGAGAAAGACGTTGTGATGTCTAG agCAAATAGTTTGAAAAGAGCTATCAGAAGATTGGTGGAACATACAGAAACTGCTGTTGATGAACAGAACAATCCTTTGGATGAGAAACAGGGCAATAAGATGCCAAATATCGCCATAATATCCGACAATTCTCCTATAAATATTATGACAA ACAAAAAGTATCAATTGGATATCCCAGGTTTATCACAAATAGATCAGACCGACAACAGTAATTTAATGCCGACTCTAGGATCCATCAGTAGCATAGAGATTTCACCTTGTCCAAGTCCTACCCCTAACGTGGCATCTTTAAGCCCTATGCCGGATTTAAGGAGAGACTCGCAACCTGAAGAATTGCTAACTCTTCCTGCGCCCGACGGTTTCGCCGACAGTAGACGAAACAGTGAAAACATACCACAAGG AGTTCTTGATTTTGACGAGGCAACAGCACAAACTACTGACGATCAACAAGAAACTCAGGCGGTTACTAATGATAATTTCCTGTCGTCTGATACCACGCAAATAGAAACTTTCTCCGATGTTCCTGTAACCGTAACCATTTTAGACACAAGTACACCATCGGACGATGGGACTATGCAAGACACTATCGTTTCTCCTGACACGGATTCGCTTCAGTCTAAAAATATTTCGCCAGAGCACGCGCAAAAACCTGTGCTAACGAAAGTAGAAGCTAGAGGTAGCTGTACCAACAGTATTATCAGTACGGATAGTATGGTTTCCGAAACTTTTGATTCCAGGAGTTACACCGTGCGAAATAGCGAGAGTGAAATCG GGCATATAGACAGCGATATATTTGATTCCACGAAAAAATCGGAAAGCTCAGAGATCGGGCATATTGACTCGCCGGATAATTCCGACATGCTTTCCAGCGAAACTCAACATTCGGAAAGCGGCTTGGAGGATTTGAGCTCTCTTGGGCAAGATGTGATCAGTGCGATAATGGGTGAGAAGTATGATTCTGTCAGAGAGGGCTTAGAGATCGAAGAATCGCATAGATATGTTGGCATCGCCCAATTCTGCGAAGGAAATGACATCGGAAAGCAATCGTTCAAgaagaacacaaaaaatataaaaatggataaaGAG CAGGGAATgctgaataaatataaaacggaCGGTTTAGCAACGTGCGTACGTATCTCAGGAATTAAGTCGACGCAAGCAAATGTGGAACTTGCGAATAGATTTGAAAGCGTTGAAAAAGAAAGAGCATCGGATTTGCTGAGACCAGTATGTTGCTTCACTGTCTCGTCAGACAACACACAAACTAACGATAAGTGCGCCACGAATTTTCCACCACAGATTAGTGTTATCGTTGATCCACCAAGTCCATCGTTGTCGATTGAAAGTCATCACAAGCTTAATGTAGATTATAAACTGGATCCACATGACAAGCAATACAGTAGCGGCAACAGTATGGAAAGAC TAAGCGTAGAGCTACCTGATTCGGGCTTTTCTCCGCAAGCTACACGACGTATAAGCAGTGGTAGTTTGTTGAAGGCATCAGAAGTTGTGTCGTTGGCAGCAACTACCGCACGTCTAGGTGGTTCGAGCGTGAGCTTGCGTCACGAAAGAGCGAAATCTGTGGACAAAACAGAGGACGTAAAGAAACTCCCTATAATAAATCCTTTGGTTCGACTGCCCATGTGGCCAA atGTAAGTGGTGGAGCTGGTCTCATCAGTCAAGCATTGCTGGCAAATGCGGATGCTCTGTGCGCAGCGGTATCGCCTTTAATGGATCCAGATGAAACATTGAT GGAAGGCTACTTCGAACGGTGCGTCATGAACAATTACTTCGGTATTGGCATAGATGCGAAGATCAGTCTCGACTTTCACAATAAGAGAGAAGAACACCCTGAAAAATGTCGATCGCGCGCCAAAAATTACATGTGGTACGGTGTCTTGGGCTCTAAACAGTGGATACAGAAGACCTACAAAAATCTCGAGCAGAGGGTTCAGCTAGAGTGCGACGGCCAAAGGATACCGTTGCCTTCTTTGCAAGGGATCGTCGTGTTAAATATACCAAG CTTTATGGGCGGCACGAATTTCTGGGGAGGTTCGAAGGAAGGAGATTTATTCTTAGCACCGTCGTTCGACGATCGTATACTGGAAGTGGTGGCGGTTTTCGGATCTGTTCAAATGGCTGCCTCGCGACTCATCAATTTGCAGCATCACAGGATAGCCCAATGCCAGACAGTTCAGATTAATATTTTGGGAGAAGAGGGTGTTCCTATACAGGTCGATGGCGAGGCTTGGATTCAACCACCTGGTATTATAAGGATTATACACAAGAATCGCATGCAAATGCTTTATCGAAATAGG GCACTTGAAACTTCGTTGAGAGCGTGGGAGGAGAAGCAACGCAATACATTAAGCGCCGTAACTCAATCTGCTTCCACTATAAGCAATGCGACATCACAGCATAGACCacaattgcaaatatgtaataAACCTCCTCAGTTGAATGATGAGGAACTCAACATTCTATTCAATTTCATCGAAGCCGTAACAACCTTAGTCAAATGGgtaaaactattaattatatcacACCCAAGCCTAGAACCGGATCTGTACCAAGTAGCCTCGCGAACAGCGAACGCGCTTGAACAAGTACACCCGGATGGTAAAATTTTACAAGGG attAGCCTGAGACCTATGGTCACCGAGTTAGTATCAAGCGCGCGGCAATTATACGAAGAATCTTGTGAGCTACTGCGTGATAAAGCTCATAACTTG AAATTACGAGAGGATTTAGAGAACAAGTTGTCCCTATCTCTAGCTAGTATGGAACAGGAATTACGAAAGTGTACCTTTGACGAAGGAGGCACAGGACTGGTTTACTTGCAAAATATTCCCGACGAGCAG ggagataaaaaaaatcgtcaCCGAGGGTTGTTCTGGTTAAAGTTTCGTCGCTTCGCTGGCAACTCGAGCGGTGGTCAGACGGCGCGAGATCAGATCACCACGTGGGGCGTGCAAGAGGTGTGCACCTGGCTAGAGAATATGCAACTGGGAGAATACGCTGAGAATTTCGTATCTCACGATATACGCGGTAGAGAGCTATTGACTTTAGCTCGTCGCGATCTAAAGGAGCTGGGCATCATCAAGGTGGGACATGTCAAACGCATCTTACAAGCCATCAATGATTTAAACAACTAA
- the LOC105199406 gene encoding diacylglycerol kinase eta isoform X8, with amino-acid sequence MSNQRRARSRFKVITPLRSLVLCGKNRRDMEDWLNAIRTATENRPQGDSGTAELLGGNHQWYATNHARPTYCNVCRDALHGVTSHGLSCEACKYKVHKRCSAKAINNCKWTTLASIGKDIIEDQDGTITMPHQWMEGNLPVSSKCFVCEKTCGSVLRLQDWRCLWCKATVHTACRPAISIRCPLGPAKLSVVPPTALHSIGSDEAWEAVRPTGCSPLLVFVNSKSGDNQGVKFLRRFKQLLNPAQVFDLIKGGPGPGLRLFRHFDPFRILVCSGDGSVGWVLSEIDRLGMHKQCQVGVLPLGTGNDLARVLGWGSSCDDDTHLPQLLEKYEKAGTKMLDRWSIMTFERSISLPCHKVTQPDPAIKSSIAHQYEDSVLAHITNILQSDQESVVISSAKVLCETVKDFATHILEASLNTGDQQLGEKCTILQQKLDLLLQTLSKEENYLSDNTEDIDTGTLKTDTFSSIQEKGALEKTEKEITNLKKVKRRQCYMEKDVVMSRANSLKRAIRRLVEHTETAVDEQNNPLDEKQGNKMPNIAIISDNSPINIMTNKKYQLDIPGLSQIDQTDNSNLMPTLGSISSIEISPCPSPTPNVASLSPMPDLRRDSQPEELLTLPAPDGFADSRRNSENIPQGVLDFDEATAQTTDDQQETQAVTNDNFLSSDTTQIETFSDVPVTVTILDTSTPSDDGTMQDTIVSPDTDSLQSKNISPEHAQKPVLTKVEARGSCTNSIISTDSMVSETFDSRSYTVRNSESEIGHIDSDIFDSTKKSESSEIGHIDSPDNSDMLSSETQHSESGLEDLSSLGQDVISAIMGEKYDSVREGLEIEESHRYVGIAQFCEGNDIGKQSFKKNTKNIKMDKEGMLNKYKTDGLATCVRISGIKSTQANVELANRFESVEKERASDLLRPVCCFTVSSDNTQTNDKCATNFPPQISVIVDPPSPSLSIESHHKLNVDYKLDPHDKQYSSGNSMERLSVELPDSGFSPQATRRISSGSLLKASEVVSLAATTARLGGSSVSLRHERAKSVDKTEDVKKLPIINPLVRLPMWPNVSGGAGLISQALLANADALCAAVSPLMDPDETLMEGYFERCVMNNYFGIGIDAKISLDFHNKREEHPEKCRSRAKNYMWYGVLGSKQWIQKTYKNLEQRVQLECDGQRIPLPSLQGIVVLNIPSFMGGTNFWGGSKEGDLFLAPSFDDRILEVVAVFGSVQMAASRLINLQHHRIAQCQTVQINILGEEGVPIQVDGEAWIQPPGIIRIIHKNRMQMLYRNRALETSLRAWEEKQRNTLSAVTQSASTISNATSQHRPQLQICNKPPQLNDEELNILFNFIEAVTTLVKWVKLLIISHPSLEPDLYQVASRTANALEQVHPDGKILQGISLRPMVTELVSSARQLYEESCELLRDKAHNLKLREDLENKLSLSLASMEQELRKCTFDEGGTGLVYLQNIPDEQGDKKNRHRGLFWLKFRRFAGNSSGGQTARDQITTWGVQEVCTWLENMQLGEYAENFVSHDIRGRELLTLARRDLKELGIIKVGHVKRILQAINDLNN; translated from the exons ATGTCGAATCAACGGAGGGCCCGCTCCCGATTCAAG GTGATAACACCGCTTCGGTCTTTGGTTCTTTGTGGTAAAAACAGACGAGACATGGAGGACTGGTTGAACGCAATAAGAACAGCGACGGAGAATCGTCCTCAGGGTGACTCTGGAACTGCCGAATTACTGGGAGGTAATCATCAATGGTATGCAACTAATCATGCCAGACCTACGTATTGCAACGTCTGCAGAGATGCCCTACATG GTGTTACTTCCCATGGTTTAAGTTGTGAAGCTTGTAAATACAAGGTACATAAAAGATGCAGTGCAAAAGCAATAAATAATTGCAAGTGGACCACTTTAGCATCCATTGGAAAAGATATTATTGAGGACCAAGATGGG ACTATCACAATGCCACATCAGTGGATGGAGGGAAATTTACCAGTGTCCTCAAAATGCTTTGTCTGTGAAAAGACATGTGGCTCTGTACTTAG GCTTCAAGATTGGCGATGTTTATGGTGCAAAGCGACTGTGCACACAGCATGCAGACCTGCCATAAGTATCAGGTGTCCACTAGGACCAGCTAAACTCAGTGTAGTGCCTCCTACGGCTTTGCATAGTATAG gTAGCGACGAAGCTTGGGAAGCAGTTAGACCTACGGGATGCAGTCCACTTTTAGTATTTGTAAACAGTAAATCTGGTGACAATCAAGGTGTTAAGTTTCTTAGGAGATTTAAACAATTACTGAATCCCGCACAAGTGTTCGACCTTATAAAAGGAGGACCAGGCCCAGG ATTAAGACTGTTTCGACACTTTGATCCGTTCCGGATTTTAGTGTGTAGTGGTGATGGGTCTGTAGGATGGGTGCTTTCAGAAATTGATCGGCTTGGAATGCAC aaGCAATGTCAAGTTGGGGTACTACCTTTAGGAACAGGAAATGACTTGGCGCGCGTATTGGGTTGGGGATCGTCGTGCGACGATGACACACATTTACCTCAATTACTGGAAAAGTACGAAAAAGCGGGCACGAAAATGCTGGATCGATGGAGCATTATGACATTCGAACGCAGCATATCTCTGCCATGTCACAAAGTGACTCAGCCCGACCCGGCTATAAAATCGAGCATAGCTCATCAATATGAAGACAGCGTTCTTGCTCACataacaaacattttacaaTCTGATCAGGAGAGCGTAGTTATATCTAGTGCCAA AGTTTTATGTGAAACAGTAAAAGATTTTGCAACACATATACTGGAAGCCAGTCTAAACACAGGGGACCAACAATTGGGAGAAAAATGCACAATACTTCAACAAAAACTTGACCTTTTGTTGCAAACACTATCTAAAGAAGAAAACTATTTATCCGATAACACAGAAGACATTGACACTGGCACTCTAAAAACCGACACTTTCAGCAGTATCCAGGAGAAAGGGGCTTTAGAAAAGACGGAGaaagaaataacaaatttaaaaaaagttaaaagaagaCAATGTTACATGGAGAAAGACGTTGTGATGTCTAG agCAAATAGTTTGAAAAGAGCTATCAGAAGATTGGTGGAACATACAGAAACTGCTGTTGATGAACAGAACAATCCTTTGGATGAGAAACAGGGCAATAAGATGCCAAATATCGCCATAATATCCGACAATTCTCCTATAAATATTATGACAA ACAAAAAGTATCAATTGGATATCCCAGGTTTATCACAAATAGATCAGACCGACAACAGTAATTTAATGCCGACTCTAGGATCCATCAGTAGCATAGAGATTTCACCTTGTCCAAGTCCTACCCCTAACGTGGCATCTTTAAGCCCTATGCCGGATTTAAGGAGAGACTCGCAACCTGAAGAATTGCTAACTCTTCCTGCGCCCGACGGTTTCGCCGACAGTAGACGAAACAGTGAAAACATACCACAAGG AGTTCTTGATTTTGACGAGGCAACAGCACAAACTACTGACGATCAACAAGAAACTCAGGCGGTTACTAATGATAATTTCCTGTCGTCTGATACCACGCAAATAGAAACTTTCTCCGATGTTCCTGTAACCGTAACCATTTTAGACACAAGTACACCATCGGACGATGGGACTATGCAAGACACTATCGTTTCTCCTGACACGGATTCGCTTCAGTCTAAAAATATTTCGCCAGAGCACGCGCAAAAACCTGTGCTAACGAAAGTAGAAGCTAGAGGTAGCTGTACCAACAGTATTATCAGTACGGATAGTATGGTTTCCGAAACTTTTGATTCCAGGAGTTACACCGTGCGAAATAGCGAGAGTGAAATCG GGCATATAGACAGCGATATATTTGATTCCACGAAAAAATCGGAAAGCTCAGAGATCGGGCATATTGACTCGCCGGATAATTCCGACATGCTTTCCAGCGAAACTCAACATTCGGAAAGCGGCTTGGAGGATTTGAGCTCTCTTGGGCAAGATGTGATCAGTGCGATAATGGGTGAGAAGTATGATTCTGTCAGAGAGGGCTTAGAGATCGAAGAATCGCATAGATATGTTGGCATCGCCCAATTCTGCGAAGGAAATGACATCGGAAAGCAATCGTTCAAgaagaacacaaaaaatataaaaatggataaaGAG GGAATgctgaataaatataaaacggaCGGTTTAGCAACGTGCGTACGTATCTCAGGAATTAAGTCGACGCAAGCAAATGTGGAACTTGCGAATAGATTTGAAAGCGTTGAAAAAGAAAGAGCATCGGATTTGCTGAGACCAGTATGTTGCTTCACTGTCTCGTCAGACAACACACAAACTAACGATAAGTGCGCCACGAATTTTCCACCACAGATTAGTGTTATCGTTGATCCACCAAGTCCATCGTTGTCGATTGAAAGTCATCACAAGCTTAATGTAGATTATAAACTGGATCCACATGACAAGCAATACAGTAGCGGCAACAGTATGGAAAGAC TAAGCGTAGAGCTACCTGATTCGGGCTTTTCTCCGCAAGCTACACGACGTATAAGCAGTGGTAGTTTGTTGAAGGCATCAGAAGTTGTGTCGTTGGCAGCAACTACCGCACGTCTAGGTGGTTCGAGCGTGAGCTTGCGTCACGAAAGAGCGAAATCTGTGGACAAAACAGAGGACGTAAAGAAACTCCCTATAATAAATCCTTTGGTTCGACTGCCCATGTGGCCAA atGTAAGTGGTGGAGCTGGTCTCATCAGTCAAGCATTGCTGGCAAATGCGGATGCTCTGTGCGCAGCGGTATCGCCTTTAATGGATCCAGATGAAACATTGAT GGAAGGCTACTTCGAACGGTGCGTCATGAACAATTACTTCGGTATTGGCATAGATGCGAAGATCAGTCTCGACTTTCACAATAAGAGAGAAGAACACCCTGAAAAATGTCGATCGCGCGCCAAAAATTACATGTGGTACGGTGTCTTGGGCTCTAAACAGTGGATACAGAAGACCTACAAAAATCTCGAGCAGAGGGTTCAGCTAGAGTGCGACGGCCAAAGGATACCGTTGCCTTCTTTGCAAGGGATCGTCGTGTTAAATATACCAAG CTTTATGGGCGGCACGAATTTCTGGGGAGGTTCGAAGGAAGGAGATTTATTCTTAGCACCGTCGTTCGACGATCGTATACTGGAAGTGGTGGCGGTTTTCGGATCTGTTCAAATGGCTGCCTCGCGACTCATCAATTTGCAGCATCACAGGATAGCCCAATGCCAGACAGTTCAGATTAATATTTTGGGAGAAGAGGGTGTTCCTATACAGGTCGATGGCGAGGCTTGGATTCAACCACCTGGTATTATAAGGATTATACACAAGAATCGCATGCAAATGCTTTATCGAAATAGG GCACTTGAAACTTCGTTGAGAGCGTGGGAGGAGAAGCAACGCAATACATTAAGCGCCGTAACTCAATCTGCTTCCACTATAAGCAATGCGACATCACAGCATAGACCacaattgcaaatatgtaataAACCTCCTCAGTTGAATGATGAGGAACTCAACATTCTATTCAATTTCATCGAAGCCGTAACAACCTTAGTCAAATGGgtaaaactattaattatatcacACCCAAGCCTAGAACCGGATCTGTACCAAGTAGCCTCGCGAACAGCGAACGCGCTTGAACAAGTACACCCGGATGGTAAAATTTTACAAGGG attAGCCTGAGACCTATGGTCACCGAGTTAGTATCAAGCGCGCGGCAATTATACGAAGAATCTTGTGAGCTACTGCGTGATAAAGCTCATAACTTG AAATTACGAGAGGATTTAGAGAACAAGTTGTCCCTATCTCTAGCTAGTATGGAACAGGAATTACGAAAGTGTACCTTTGACGAAGGAGGCACAGGACTGGTTTACTTGCAAAATATTCCCGACGAGCAG ggagataaaaaaaatcgtcaCCGAGGGTTGTTCTGGTTAAAGTTTCGTCGCTTCGCTGGCAACTCGAGCGGTGGTCAGACGGCGCGAGATCAGATCACCACGTGGGGCGTGCAAGAGGTGTGCACCTGGCTAGAGAATATGCAACTGGGAGAATACGCTGAGAATTTCGTATCTCACGATATACGCGGTAGAGAGCTATTGACTTTAGCTCGTCGCGATCTAAAGGAGCTGGGCATCATCAAGGTGGGACATGTCAAACGCATCTTACAAGCCATCAATGATTTAAACAACTAA